The Bacteroidales bacterium DNA segment TACAGAAATATTAAATTTCTTGGCACACCACTCCATGGGGAGTATTGTTGATTTTTGTATTTTATCAAAAACTAAAAAAGCCTCTTCTTCCAACTGCAAATATGTATTTGCTTTTTTAAACCAAATCCATCTTTTGTTTTCTACTTCTTTTACTAAATAATCTGCCATTTGTTTTTGATTCTTTTTTACACAAAAAAAGGCCATCCTTTTAAGACAGCCTTTTAATCCTTTAATCTTCCTTGTTTTTTGTTGACCCACTAGGGCTCGAACCTAGACTCTTCTGCACCAAAAACAGACGTGTTGCCAGTTACACCATGGGTCAATTGCGAAATGCGAGGCAAAGATACATTTTTTTTGAAAAAGGTAAAGAAAAAAAAGAAAAATAAAGTAAATATTTTTTGCCTGAACCTTAAAATTATTTTCTACTAAACAGCAGGCTTAGCAAGTGCCACAGCTGCTAAAGCAGCCATTTCTTTGTCAAAATGGAATAAGCCTCCCTGACTATTTCCTGCTAATTTCAGCTTATCTAAAATATCGCGTGCTCCGGCTTCTTCTTCAACTTGTTCCTGAATATACCATTGTAAGAAATTAGATGTTAAGTAATCTTTTTCTTGCATACAGACTTCGTACATAGTGTTAATCATGCCTGTAACCTTTTCTTCATGAGCAAGTACTTCACTAAATACATCAAGAATATTATTCCAATTGTTTTGTGGTGCGAGTAAGCTGTCAGTAATGGCATTACCACCTCTTTCGTTGACGTAATGAACAAGTTTAATCATATGCATACGCTCTTCTTCGGCATGTGTATAAAGATATTTTGCACTACCGGCAAAGCCATTTCTTTCGCACCAAATAGCCATTGCAAAATATAAGCGAGAGGCATGTTCTTCGGCATTAATTTGTTTATTAAGGCTTACTTCAACATTTGTATTTATCATTTGTCTTTTTTGATTTTATCTTACTTTTTTAGTTGAATTTTATGCTTTTAAGCACTTTTTAAAGCTTCTGCTCCACCAACAATTTCTAATATTTCACCTGTAATTGCAGCTTGGCGAGCTTTGTTATACTGTAATTTTAAATCTTTTATTAACTCTGTTGCATTATCCGTTGCTTGAGACATAGCTAACATACGCGCTCCATGTTCGGCAGCAAAAGAATCAAGCAAGGATTTATAAAATTGCACTTTTAAAATTGTTGGAATTAATTCCTCAACAATTTCTTCTTTGCTTGGTTCAAACAGATATTCTCTTTGTATTGCATTTCCGGC contains these protein-coding regions:
- a CDS encoding ferritin — its product is MINTNVEVSLNKQINAEEHASRLYFAMAIWCERNGFAGSAKYLYTHAEEERMHMIKLVHYVNERGGNAITDSLLAPQNNWNNILDVFSEVLAHEEKVTGMINTMYEVCMQEKDYLTSNFLQWYIQEQVEEEAGARDILDKLKLAGNSQGGLFHFDKEMAALAAVALAKPAV